In Silene latifolia isolate original U9 population chromosome 3, ASM4854445v1, whole genome shotgun sequence, a single window of DNA contains:
- the LOC141648902 gene encoding uncharacterized protein LOC141648902, which produces MRVLPRVKIFFWQFCCNAIATKRNIASRIRSIDTTCPVCLCEVETCLHLARGCGWVAGLWEGLGLEIKSIAGFEGVREWVEAVLRELSEEETVRFVMGVWAVWEVRNGVVFEGRDVQLRRVVDRVRELLKEMKEVEVAAVEQRTRREQGERGTRPGEVQGWQKPSRGLVKINVDAGVKEGDGMGIGVVCRDENGTVRWGWAERRREEFTARVAEVEAVLVGLQLAKRMKVRDICVEGDCKELIEALQHGHTGRSDFHVVIEEINLFCRNFNSVSWSFSSRNFNLIAHELAHYCKVGGSLFFDDSTIPSRIVDLAAADLNERM; this is translated from the coding sequence ATGAGAGTGTTACCTCGAGTCAAAATATTTTTCTGGCAATTCTGTTGCAATGCAATCGCTACTAAGCGGAATATAGCATCCCGTATAAGGTCTATTGACACGACCTGTCCGGTTTGCTTATGTGAGGTAGAGACTTGTCTCCATCTCGCAAGGGGTTGTGGTTGGGTGGCTGGGTTGTGGGAGGGGTTGGGACTGGAGATAAAGTCGATTGCGGGGTTTGAGggggtgagggagtgggtggaaGCTGTTCTTAGGGAGTTAAGTGAGGAGGAGACAGTGAGGTTCGTTATGGGAGTATGGGCTGTTTGGGAGGTGCGGAATGGAGTGGTGTTTGAGGGGCGAGATGTTCAATTAAGGCGTGTGGTGGACAGGGTAAGAGAGTTGTTGAAGGAGATGAAGGAGGTTGAGGTGGCTGCTGTGGAACAGAGGACGAGAAGGGAACAGGGGGAGAGAGGAACGAGGCCAGGGGAGGTACAGGGGTGGCAAAAACCCAGTCGTGGATTGGTTAAAATTAACGTCGATGCGGGGGTTAAAGAGGGAGACGGGATGGGTATTGGAGTGGTATGTAGGGATGAGAATGGGACAGTCAGATGGGGATGGGCAGAGAGACGGAGGGAGGAGTTCACAGCTCGGGTGGCGGAAGTAGAGGCGGTATTGGTTGGATTGCAGCTTGCTAAGAGAATGAAGGTTCGAGATATTTGCGTAGAAGGTGACTGTAAAGAGCTCATTGAGGCACTTCAACACGGTCACACTGGACGGAGTGATTTCCACGTTGTCATCGAAGAGATTAATTTGTTTTGTCGTAATTTTAATTCCGTTTCTTGGTCTTTTAGTAGTAGAAACTTTAATTTAATCGCTCATGAACTAGCTCACTATTGTAAGGTTGGTGGTAGTCTGTTTTTCGATGATTCGACTATTCCGAGTCGTATTGTTGATCTTGCAGCTGCCGATTTGAATGAAAGGATGTAA
- the LOC141648903 gene encoding protein FAR1-RELATED SEQUENCE 5-like, which translates to MTEEVIEKSIVASNVDALMNNDIPPMIPLTNAPVGSGNTIFGFPSCPEDLKPINGMMFSNLEDGIDFYNKYAKVCGFIPRLDSTKLVNRIVTHKRCVCNKEGKSRNKGTKRKRTVTRTGCEAKVSFKRIDTGEYQIYDFVEVHTHAMVTPATMVHMKPSRNLNLFHKKMIMDNSRVNHGPVDSFRMFKEYVKGDVKKYIKEYDAEMLLETFMQKKAMSPSFYFDFEVDEKRLSKVFWADPISIKNYALFGEAVSFDATYNFYEYKMVFCPFTGVDNHKRCVTFAGGLLRKEDGESFTWLFENFVKAMGDCYPTTIITDQCKGINQVVKDVFGDKTQHRLCMWHIMKKLPDKVGPTICQNTNFLKEINSIVWDGEIDTQEFELRWKSILSSYELSDHEWLKSMFDIRSSWIPAYFRDIYLGGIMRTTSRSESENNFFGNFTNPHLTLVEFWMRFQSAMDAQRWKYAKVTADDKNSSPKLSTPLLLEKKNL; encoded by the exons atgACAGAAGAAGTTATAG AAAAAAGTATAGTTGCTTCTAATGTTGATGCTCTAATGAACAATGATATACCTCCTATGATTCCATTGACTAATGCACCAG TTGGTTCTGGAAACACAATTTTTGGATTCCCAAGCTGTCCAGAAGATCTAAAACCAATCAACGGTATGATGTTTTCAAATTTGGAAGATGGAATAGATTTTTACAACAAATATGCAAAAGTTTGTGGGTTTATTCCAAGGTTAGATTCAACAAAATTGGTTAATAGGATTGTTACACACAAgcgttgtgtgtgtaataaagaAGGCAAAAGTAGGAACAAGGGGACTAAAAGAAAGAGGACTGTTACGAGAACAGGATGTGAAGCTAAGGTTAGTTTTAAGAGAATTGACACCGGTGAATACCAAATTTATGATTTTGTTGAGGTACACACACACGCAATGGTTACCCCAGCTACAATGGTTCATATGAAACCATCTAGGAATTTGAATCTCTTTCACAAGAAAATGATCATGGATAATTCAAGGGTAAATCATGGTCCAGTGGATTCCTTTAGAATGTTTAAGGAATATGTAAAAGG ggatgttaagaaatatatcaaggaatatGATGCTGAGATGTTATTGGAAACTTTCATGCAAAAAAAGGCTATGTCTCCATCATTTTATTTCGACTTTGAGGTGGATGAAAAAAGACTAAGTAAGGTTTTTTGGGCAGATCCAATCTCAATTAAAAACTATGCCCTTTTTGGGGAAGCCGTCTCTTTTGATGCTACTTATAACTTCTATGAATATAAAATGGTGTTTTGTCCGTTCACTGGTGTGGACAACCATAAAAGATGCGTCACTTTTGCGGGTGGTTTGTTAAGAAAGGAAGATGGAGAATCATTTACCTGGTTATTTGAGAATTTTGTGAAGGCTATGGGTGATTGCTATCCTACTACAATTATAACTGACCAATGCAAAGGCATCAATCAAGTTGTAAAAGATGTGTTTGGTGACAAAACACAACACCGAttatgcatgtggcatataatgaaaaagTTGCCAGACAAAGTCGGGCCGACAATTTGCCAAAACACaaactttttgaaggaaataaatTCTATTGTTTGGGATGGAGAGATTGATACACAAGAATTCGAATTGAGATGGAAATCAATCCTTTCTTCGTATGAGCTTTCTGATCATGAGTGGCTGAAGTCAATGTTTGACATTCGTTCAAGTTGGATTCCTGCCTACTTCAGAGACATATATCTTGGTGGGATTATGCGCACAACATCAAGGTCAGAATCTGAAAATAACTTCTTTGGAAATTTCACAAACCCACACCTCACtcttgttgagttttggatgcgtttccaATCGGCTATGGATGCGCAGCGTTGGAAATATGCTAAGGTGACTGCCGATGATAAGAACTCTTCTCCAAAATTATCAACACCTCTCCTTCTAGAAAAAAAAAACCTCTGA